Proteins from one Puntigrus tetrazona isolate hp1 chromosome 10, ASM1883169v1, whole genome shotgun sequence genomic window:
- the git2b gene encoding ARF GTPase-activating protein GIT2b isoform X1 — protein MSTRARNREICADCSAPDPRWASINRGVLICDECCSIHRGLGRHSSQVRHLTQTSWPLSQLQMVKSLYNNGANSIWEHSLLDPSSIMSGKRKANPQDRVHPNKTDFIKAKYQMLAFVHRMPCREDDSVTAKDLSKQLHSSVRTGNLETCLRLLSLGAQANFFHPEKGNSPLHVAAKAGQLLQAELLTVYGADPGAPDSSGKTPIDYARQAGHQELADRLVEIQFELTDRLAFYLCGRKPDHKNGQHFIIPQIADRNVSLDLSELAKAAKKKLQSLSNHQFEELAMDVYDEVDRRETDAVWLATQNHSTLVTDTTVVPFLPVNPEYSSTRNQGRQKLARFNAHEFATLVVDILTDAKRRQQGNSPDNFKDNVELILKDIGNRHGSESPEMDQPDYDSVASDEDTEHEPTSGKDERTKSSESSDLSDSPITVQEFMEVKSALTASEAKIQQLLKVNCHLSEELRLMQGKLNSLQNENSTLKWQTPNSLARPQDLPNRAPPRGCRAMSMYETGSGLRQYHPRGETVCPDTTLTLQPLPSNIGKGPSVTAFSSLPTFPSTLSWSWDEITQRGSSLDSQSGMPESEYDNALNHIEMDESGFVFVPLVVCNFFIFDTETVNFNHRSQLENSTEGDCSSLPCTEDVISKTELITKNIQELLRAAQENKHESFVPCSERILVAVTEMATLFPKRPSSETVRGSLRLLTSSASRLQGECQKATSHDSQQVIQCAYDIAKAAKQLVTVTTKDSN, from the exons ATGTCCACTAGAGCTCGAAACAGAGAGATCTGCGCGGACTGCAGCGCGCCTg ATCCTCGTTGGGCCTCGATCAATCGTGGAGTTCTGATCTGTGACGAATGCTGTAGTATTCACAGAGGCCTGGGCCGCCACAGTTCTCAGGTCCGACACCTGACCCAAACCTCGTGGCCCTTGTCTCAGCTCCAG ATGGTGAAGTCGCTGTACAATAATGGAGCAAATTCAATCTGGGAACACAGTCTTCTGGATCCGTCTTCCATCATGAGTGGAAAACGCAAAGCCAATCCTCAAGACAGAGTCCA cCCCAACAAAACGGATTTCATAAAGGCTAAATATCAAATGTTGGCATTTGTTCATCGAATGCCATGTCGCGAAGATGATAGTGTTACCGCCAAAGACCTTAGCAAG CAACTTCACTCTAGTGTTCGAACCGGCAATTTGGAAACGTGTTTGAGGCTGTTGTCGTTGGGAGCGCAGGCTAACTTTTTCCATCCA GAGAAAGGAAATTCTCCCTTACACGTGGCTGCTAAAGCAGGCCAGCTGCTACAGGCGGAGCTGCTCACTGTATACGGAGCAGATCCTGGAGCGCCAGACAGTTCTGGGAAGACTCCTATTGACTACGCCAG GCAGGCAGGGCACCAGGAACTTGCAGACAGACTGGTGGAGATCCAGTTTGAGCTGACAGACAGACTAGCGTTCTATCTGTGCGGAAGAAAGCCAG atcatAAAAATGGTCAACACTTTATAATTCCTCAGATAGCAGACAG AAATGT cagtcTTGACTTGTCAGAATTGGCCAAAGCAGCAAAGAAGAAGCTTCAATCG CTCAGTAATCATCAGTTTGAAGAACTAGCCATGGATGTTTACGATGAAGTCGACAGAAGAGAAACGGATGCAG TCTGGCTAGCAACTCAGAACCACAGCACCCTGGTAACGGACACCACGGTAGTACCATTCCTCCCCGTCAACCCTGAATATTCCTCCACTAGGAATCAG GGACGTCAAAAGCTAGCCAGGTTTAATGCACATGAGTTCGCAACGCTGGTTGTTGATATTTTAACTGATGCCAAGCGTCGTCAGCAAGGAAATTCTCCTGATAATTTTAAAG ATAATGTGGAGTTAATTCTGAAGGACATTGGGAACCGTCATGGCAGTGAAAGTCCAGAGATGGATCAGCCGGATTATGATAGTGTCGCGTCTGATGAGGATACAGAGCATGAACCAACATCTGGAAAAGATGAGCGGACCAAG AGCTCAGAATCTTCAGACTTGTCGGACAGCCCCATCACTGTGCAGGAGTTCATGGAAGTGAAAAGTGCTCTCACTGCCTCCGAAGCAAAGATCCAACAGCTCCTCAAGGTCAACTGCCATCTTAGTGAGGAGTTGAGACTCATGCAGGGCAAG TTGAATTCCCTCCAGAATGAGAATAGCACTCTGAAATGGCAGACTCCTAACAGTTTGGCGAGACCACAGGACCTACCAAACAGGGCACCTCCACGTGGCTGCAGGGCTATGTCGATGTACGAGACTGGCTCGGGTCTAAGGCAATACCACCCTAGAGGAGAAACAGTGTGCCCTGACACAACTCTGACTCTTCAACCACTGCCGTCAAAT ATTGGGAAGGGTCCCTCGGTGACTGCCTTCTCCTCACTTCCCACGTTCCCCTCAACTCTGTCCTGGTCCTGGGATGAAATAACCCAAAGG GGATCCAGCTTAGATTCCCAGAGCGGCATGCCAGAAAGCGAATACGATAATGCACTCAACCACATCGAGATGGACGAATCTGGGTTTGTCTTTGTACCTCTTGttgtttgcaatttttttatttttgacactgAGACTGTTAACTTTAACCATAGGTCGCAATTAGAAAACTCGACTGAGGGCGACTGTTCGTCTCTACCGTGCACAGAGGATGTCATCAGCAAAACAGAACTGATCACAAAGAACATCCAGGAATTACTCAGAGCTGCGCAAGAGAATAAACATGAGAG ctTTGTCCCGTGTTCAGAGAGAATTCTTGTAGCAGTAACAGAAATGGCTACGCTATTCCCTAAG AGGCCATCCTCTGAGACGGTTCGCGGGTCCTTGCGCCTCTTGACCTCCAGTGCCAGCCGTCTGCAGGGCGAATGTCAGAAGGCCACATCACACGACTCCCAGCAGGTCATTCAGTGTGCCTACGACATTGCCAAGGCAGCTAAACAGCTAGTTACTGTGACTACCAAAGACAGTAACTGA
- the git2b gene encoding ARF GTPase-activating protein GIT2b isoform X3, whose protein sequence is MSTRARNREICADCSAPDPRWASINRGVLICDECCSIHRGLGRHSSQVRHLTQTSWPLSQLQMVKSLYNNGANSIWEHSLLDPSSIMSGKRKANPQDRVHPNKTDFIKAKYQMLAFVHRMPCREDDSVTAKDLSKQLHSSVRTGNLETCLRLLSLGAQANFFHPEKGNSPLHVAAKAGQLLQAELLTVYGADPGAPDSSGKTPIDYARQAGHQELADRLVEIQFELTDRLAFYLCGRKPDHKNGQHFIIPQIADRNVSLDLSELAKAAKKKLQSLSNHQFEELAMDVYDEVDRRETDAVWLATQNHSTLVTDTTVVPFLPVNPEYSSTRNQGRQKLARFNAHEFATLVVDILTDAKRRQQGNSPDNFKDNVELILKDIGNRHGSESPEMDQPDYDSVASDEDTEHEPTSGKDERTKSSESSDLSDSPITVQEFMEVKSALTASEAKIQQLLKVNCHLSEELRLMQGKLNSLQNENSTLKWQTPNSLARPQDLPNRAPPRGCRAMSMYETGSGLRQYHPRGETVCPDTTLTLQPLPSNIGKGPSVTAFSSLPTFPSTLSWSWDEITQRGSSLDSQSGMPESEYDNALNHIEMDESGSQLENSTEGDCSSLPCTEDVISKTELITKNIQELLRAAQENKHESFVPCSERILVAVTEMATLFPKRPSSETVRGSLRLLTSSASRLQGECQKATSHDSQQVIQCAYDIAKAAKQLVTVTTKDSN, encoded by the exons ATGTCCACTAGAGCTCGAAACAGAGAGATCTGCGCGGACTGCAGCGCGCCTg ATCCTCGTTGGGCCTCGATCAATCGTGGAGTTCTGATCTGTGACGAATGCTGTAGTATTCACAGAGGCCTGGGCCGCCACAGTTCTCAGGTCCGACACCTGACCCAAACCTCGTGGCCCTTGTCTCAGCTCCAG ATGGTGAAGTCGCTGTACAATAATGGAGCAAATTCAATCTGGGAACACAGTCTTCTGGATCCGTCTTCCATCATGAGTGGAAAACGCAAAGCCAATCCTCAAGACAGAGTCCA cCCCAACAAAACGGATTTCATAAAGGCTAAATATCAAATGTTGGCATTTGTTCATCGAATGCCATGTCGCGAAGATGATAGTGTTACCGCCAAAGACCTTAGCAAG CAACTTCACTCTAGTGTTCGAACCGGCAATTTGGAAACGTGTTTGAGGCTGTTGTCGTTGGGAGCGCAGGCTAACTTTTTCCATCCA GAGAAAGGAAATTCTCCCTTACACGTGGCTGCTAAAGCAGGCCAGCTGCTACAGGCGGAGCTGCTCACTGTATACGGAGCAGATCCTGGAGCGCCAGACAGTTCTGGGAAGACTCCTATTGACTACGCCAG GCAGGCAGGGCACCAGGAACTTGCAGACAGACTGGTGGAGATCCAGTTTGAGCTGACAGACAGACTAGCGTTCTATCTGTGCGGAAGAAAGCCAG atcatAAAAATGGTCAACACTTTATAATTCCTCAGATAGCAGACAG AAATGT cagtcTTGACTTGTCAGAATTGGCCAAAGCAGCAAAGAAGAAGCTTCAATCG CTCAGTAATCATCAGTTTGAAGAACTAGCCATGGATGTTTACGATGAAGTCGACAGAAGAGAAACGGATGCAG TCTGGCTAGCAACTCAGAACCACAGCACCCTGGTAACGGACACCACGGTAGTACCATTCCTCCCCGTCAACCCTGAATATTCCTCCACTAGGAATCAG GGACGTCAAAAGCTAGCCAGGTTTAATGCACATGAGTTCGCAACGCTGGTTGTTGATATTTTAACTGATGCCAAGCGTCGTCAGCAAGGAAATTCTCCTGATAATTTTAAAG ATAATGTGGAGTTAATTCTGAAGGACATTGGGAACCGTCATGGCAGTGAAAGTCCAGAGATGGATCAGCCGGATTATGATAGTGTCGCGTCTGATGAGGATACAGAGCATGAACCAACATCTGGAAAAGATGAGCGGACCAAG AGCTCAGAATCTTCAGACTTGTCGGACAGCCCCATCACTGTGCAGGAGTTCATGGAAGTGAAAAGTGCTCTCACTGCCTCCGAAGCAAAGATCCAACAGCTCCTCAAGGTCAACTGCCATCTTAGTGAGGAGTTGAGACTCATGCAGGGCAAG TTGAATTCCCTCCAGAATGAGAATAGCACTCTGAAATGGCAGACTCCTAACAGTTTGGCGAGACCACAGGACCTACCAAACAGGGCACCTCCACGTGGCTGCAGGGCTATGTCGATGTACGAGACTGGCTCGGGTCTAAGGCAATACCACCCTAGAGGAGAAACAGTGTGCCCTGACACAACTCTGACTCTTCAACCACTGCCGTCAAAT ATTGGGAAGGGTCCCTCGGTGACTGCCTTCTCCTCACTTCCCACGTTCCCCTCAACTCTGTCCTGGTCCTGGGATGAAATAACCCAAAGG GGATCCAGCTTAGATTCCCAGAGCGGCATGCCAGAAAGCGAATACGATAATGCACTCAACCACATCGAGATGGACGAATCTGG GTCGCAATTAGAAAACTCGACTGAGGGCGACTGTTCGTCTCTACCGTGCACAGAGGATGTCATCAGCAAAACAGAACTGATCACAAAGAACATCCAGGAATTACTCAGAGCTGCGCAAGAGAATAAACATGAGAG ctTTGTCCCGTGTTCAGAGAGAATTCTTGTAGCAGTAACAGAAATGGCTACGCTATTCCCTAAG AGGCCATCCTCTGAGACGGTTCGCGGGTCCTTGCGCCTCTTGACCTCCAGTGCCAGCCGTCTGCAGGGCGAATGTCAGAAGGCCACATCACACGACTCCCAGCAGGTCATTCAGTGTGCCTACGACATTGCCAAGGCAGCTAAACAGCTAGTTACTGTGACTACCAAAGACAGTAACTGA
- the git2b gene encoding ARF GTPase-activating protein GIT2b isoform X5 has translation MSTRARNREICADCSAPDPRWASINRGVLICDECCSIHRGLGRHSSQVRHLTQTSWPLSQLQMVKSLYNNGANSIWEHSLLDPSSIMSGKRKANPQDRVHPNKTDFIKAKYQMLAFVHRMPCREDDSVTAKDLSKQLHSSVRTGNLETCLRLLSLGAQANFFHPEKGNSPLHVAAKAGQLLQAELLTVYGADPGAPDSSGKTPIDYARQAGHQELADRLVEIQFELTDRLAFYLCGRKPDHKNGQHFIIPQIADRNVSLDLSELAKAAKKKLQSLSNHQFEELAMDVYDEVDRRETDAVWLATQNHSTLVTDTTVVPFLPVNPEYSSTRNQGRQKLARFNAHEFATLVVDILTDAKRRQQGNSPDNFKDNVELILKDIGNRHGSESPEMDQPDYDSVASDEDTEHEPTSGKDERTKSSESSDLSDSPITVQEFMEVKSALTASEAKIQQLLKVNCHLSEELRLMQGKLNSLQNENSTLKWQTPNSLARPQDLPNRAPPRGCRAMSMYETGSGLRQYHPRGETVCPDTTLTLQPLPSNGSSLDSQSGMPESEYDNALNHIEMDESGSQLENSTEGDCSSLPCTEDVISKTELITKNIQELLRAAQENKHESFVPCSERILVAVTEMATLFPKRPSSETVRGSLRLLTSSASRLQGECQKATSHDSQQVIQCAYDIAKAAKQLVTVTTKDSN, from the exons ATGTCCACTAGAGCTCGAAACAGAGAGATCTGCGCGGACTGCAGCGCGCCTg ATCCTCGTTGGGCCTCGATCAATCGTGGAGTTCTGATCTGTGACGAATGCTGTAGTATTCACAGAGGCCTGGGCCGCCACAGTTCTCAGGTCCGACACCTGACCCAAACCTCGTGGCCCTTGTCTCAGCTCCAG ATGGTGAAGTCGCTGTACAATAATGGAGCAAATTCAATCTGGGAACACAGTCTTCTGGATCCGTCTTCCATCATGAGTGGAAAACGCAAAGCCAATCCTCAAGACAGAGTCCA cCCCAACAAAACGGATTTCATAAAGGCTAAATATCAAATGTTGGCATTTGTTCATCGAATGCCATGTCGCGAAGATGATAGTGTTACCGCCAAAGACCTTAGCAAG CAACTTCACTCTAGTGTTCGAACCGGCAATTTGGAAACGTGTTTGAGGCTGTTGTCGTTGGGAGCGCAGGCTAACTTTTTCCATCCA GAGAAAGGAAATTCTCCCTTACACGTGGCTGCTAAAGCAGGCCAGCTGCTACAGGCGGAGCTGCTCACTGTATACGGAGCAGATCCTGGAGCGCCAGACAGTTCTGGGAAGACTCCTATTGACTACGCCAG GCAGGCAGGGCACCAGGAACTTGCAGACAGACTGGTGGAGATCCAGTTTGAGCTGACAGACAGACTAGCGTTCTATCTGTGCGGAAGAAAGCCAG atcatAAAAATGGTCAACACTTTATAATTCCTCAGATAGCAGACAG AAATGT cagtcTTGACTTGTCAGAATTGGCCAAAGCAGCAAAGAAGAAGCTTCAATCG CTCAGTAATCATCAGTTTGAAGAACTAGCCATGGATGTTTACGATGAAGTCGACAGAAGAGAAACGGATGCAG TCTGGCTAGCAACTCAGAACCACAGCACCCTGGTAACGGACACCACGGTAGTACCATTCCTCCCCGTCAACCCTGAATATTCCTCCACTAGGAATCAG GGACGTCAAAAGCTAGCCAGGTTTAATGCACATGAGTTCGCAACGCTGGTTGTTGATATTTTAACTGATGCCAAGCGTCGTCAGCAAGGAAATTCTCCTGATAATTTTAAAG ATAATGTGGAGTTAATTCTGAAGGACATTGGGAACCGTCATGGCAGTGAAAGTCCAGAGATGGATCAGCCGGATTATGATAGTGTCGCGTCTGATGAGGATACAGAGCATGAACCAACATCTGGAAAAGATGAGCGGACCAAG AGCTCAGAATCTTCAGACTTGTCGGACAGCCCCATCACTGTGCAGGAGTTCATGGAAGTGAAAAGTGCTCTCACTGCCTCCGAAGCAAAGATCCAACAGCTCCTCAAGGTCAACTGCCATCTTAGTGAGGAGTTGAGACTCATGCAGGGCAAG TTGAATTCCCTCCAGAATGAGAATAGCACTCTGAAATGGCAGACTCCTAACAGTTTGGCGAGACCACAGGACCTACCAAACAGGGCACCTCCACGTGGCTGCAGGGCTATGTCGATGTACGAGACTGGCTCGGGTCTAAGGCAATACCACCCTAGAGGAGAAACAGTGTGCCCTGACACAACTCTGACTCTTCAACCACTGCCGTCAAAT GGATCCAGCTTAGATTCCCAGAGCGGCATGCCAGAAAGCGAATACGATAATGCACTCAACCACATCGAGATGGACGAATCTGG GTCGCAATTAGAAAACTCGACTGAGGGCGACTGTTCGTCTCTACCGTGCACAGAGGATGTCATCAGCAAAACAGAACTGATCACAAAGAACATCCAGGAATTACTCAGAGCTGCGCAAGAGAATAAACATGAGAG ctTTGTCCCGTGTTCAGAGAGAATTCTTGTAGCAGTAACAGAAATGGCTACGCTATTCCCTAAG AGGCCATCCTCTGAGACGGTTCGCGGGTCCTTGCGCCTCTTGACCTCCAGTGCCAGCCGTCTGCAGGGCGAATGTCAGAAGGCCACATCACACGACTCCCAGCAGGTCATTCAGTGTGCCTACGACATTGCCAAGGCAGCTAAACAGCTAGTTACTGTGACTACCAAAGACAGTAACTGA
- the git2b gene encoding ARF GTPase-activating protein GIT2b isoform X2 produces MSTRARNREICADCSAPDPRWASINRGVLICDECCSIHRGLGRHSSQVRHLTQTSWPLSQLQMVKSLYNNGANSIWEHSLLDPSSIMSGKRKANPQDRVHPNKTDFIKAKYQMLAFVHRMPCREDDSVTAKDLSKQLHSSVRTGNLETCLRLLSLGAQANFFHPEKGNSPLHVAAKAGQLLQAELLTVYGADPGAPDSSGKTPIDYARQAGHQELADRLVEIQFELTDRLAFYLCGRKPDHKNGQHFIIPQIADSSLDLSELAKAAKKKLQSLSNHQFEELAMDVYDEVDRRETDAVWLATQNHSTLVTDTTVVPFLPVNPEYSSTRNQGRQKLARFNAHEFATLVVDILTDAKRRQQGNSPDNFKDNVELILKDIGNRHGSESPEMDQPDYDSVASDEDTEHEPTSGKDERTKSSESSDLSDSPITVQEFMEVKSALTASEAKIQQLLKVNCHLSEELRLMQGKLNSLQNENSTLKWQTPNSLARPQDLPNRAPPRGCRAMSMYETGSGLRQYHPRGETVCPDTTLTLQPLPSNIGKGPSVTAFSSLPTFPSTLSWSWDEITQRGSSLDSQSGMPESEYDNALNHIEMDESGFVFVPLVVCNFFIFDTETVNFNHRSQLENSTEGDCSSLPCTEDVISKTELITKNIQELLRAAQENKHESFVPCSERILVAVTEMATLFPKRPSSETVRGSLRLLTSSASRLQGECQKATSHDSQQVIQCAYDIAKAAKQLVTVTTKDSN; encoded by the exons ATGTCCACTAGAGCTCGAAACAGAGAGATCTGCGCGGACTGCAGCGCGCCTg ATCCTCGTTGGGCCTCGATCAATCGTGGAGTTCTGATCTGTGACGAATGCTGTAGTATTCACAGAGGCCTGGGCCGCCACAGTTCTCAGGTCCGACACCTGACCCAAACCTCGTGGCCCTTGTCTCAGCTCCAG ATGGTGAAGTCGCTGTACAATAATGGAGCAAATTCAATCTGGGAACACAGTCTTCTGGATCCGTCTTCCATCATGAGTGGAAAACGCAAAGCCAATCCTCAAGACAGAGTCCA cCCCAACAAAACGGATTTCATAAAGGCTAAATATCAAATGTTGGCATTTGTTCATCGAATGCCATGTCGCGAAGATGATAGTGTTACCGCCAAAGACCTTAGCAAG CAACTTCACTCTAGTGTTCGAACCGGCAATTTGGAAACGTGTTTGAGGCTGTTGTCGTTGGGAGCGCAGGCTAACTTTTTCCATCCA GAGAAAGGAAATTCTCCCTTACACGTGGCTGCTAAAGCAGGCCAGCTGCTACAGGCGGAGCTGCTCACTGTATACGGAGCAGATCCTGGAGCGCCAGACAGTTCTGGGAAGACTCCTATTGACTACGCCAG GCAGGCAGGGCACCAGGAACTTGCAGACAGACTGGTGGAGATCCAGTTTGAGCTGACAGACAGACTAGCGTTCTATCTGTGCGGAAGAAAGCCAG atcatAAAAATGGTCAACACTTTATAATTCCTCAGATAGCAGACAG cagtcTTGACTTGTCAGAATTGGCCAAAGCAGCAAAGAAGAAGCTTCAATCG CTCAGTAATCATCAGTTTGAAGAACTAGCCATGGATGTTTACGATGAAGTCGACAGAAGAGAAACGGATGCAG TCTGGCTAGCAACTCAGAACCACAGCACCCTGGTAACGGACACCACGGTAGTACCATTCCTCCCCGTCAACCCTGAATATTCCTCCACTAGGAATCAG GGACGTCAAAAGCTAGCCAGGTTTAATGCACATGAGTTCGCAACGCTGGTTGTTGATATTTTAACTGATGCCAAGCGTCGTCAGCAAGGAAATTCTCCTGATAATTTTAAAG ATAATGTGGAGTTAATTCTGAAGGACATTGGGAACCGTCATGGCAGTGAAAGTCCAGAGATGGATCAGCCGGATTATGATAGTGTCGCGTCTGATGAGGATACAGAGCATGAACCAACATCTGGAAAAGATGAGCGGACCAAG AGCTCAGAATCTTCAGACTTGTCGGACAGCCCCATCACTGTGCAGGAGTTCATGGAAGTGAAAAGTGCTCTCACTGCCTCCGAAGCAAAGATCCAACAGCTCCTCAAGGTCAACTGCCATCTTAGTGAGGAGTTGAGACTCATGCAGGGCAAG TTGAATTCCCTCCAGAATGAGAATAGCACTCTGAAATGGCAGACTCCTAACAGTTTGGCGAGACCACAGGACCTACCAAACAGGGCACCTCCACGTGGCTGCAGGGCTATGTCGATGTACGAGACTGGCTCGGGTCTAAGGCAATACCACCCTAGAGGAGAAACAGTGTGCCCTGACACAACTCTGACTCTTCAACCACTGCCGTCAAAT ATTGGGAAGGGTCCCTCGGTGACTGCCTTCTCCTCACTTCCCACGTTCCCCTCAACTCTGTCCTGGTCCTGGGATGAAATAACCCAAAGG GGATCCAGCTTAGATTCCCAGAGCGGCATGCCAGAAAGCGAATACGATAATGCACTCAACCACATCGAGATGGACGAATCTGGGTTTGTCTTTGTACCTCTTGttgtttgcaatttttttatttttgacactgAGACTGTTAACTTTAACCATAGGTCGCAATTAGAAAACTCGACTGAGGGCGACTGTTCGTCTCTACCGTGCACAGAGGATGTCATCAGCAAAACAGAACTGATCACAAAGAACATCCAGGAATTACTCAGAGCTGCGCAAGAGAATAAACATGAGAG ctTTGTCCCGTGTTCAGAGAGAATTCTTGTAGCAGTAACAGAAATGGCTACGCTATTCCCTAAG AGGCCATCCTCTGAGACGGTTCGCGGGTCCTTGCGCCTCTTGACCTCCAGTGCCAGCCGTCTGCAGGGCGAATGTCAGAAGGCCACATCACACGACTCCCAGCAGGTCATTCAGTGTGCCTACGACATTGCCAAGGCAGCTAAACAGCTAGTTACTGTGACTACCAAAGACAGTAACTGA
- the git2b gene encoding ARF GTPase-activating protein GIT2b isoform X4, with protein sequence MSTRARNREICADCSAPDPRWASINRGVLICDECCSIHRGLGRHSSQVRHLTQTSWPLSQLQMVKSLYNNGANSIWEHSLLDPSSIMSGKRKANPQDRVHPNKTDFIKAKYQMLAFVHRMPCREDDSVTAKDLSKQLHSSVRTGNLETCLRLLSLGAQANFFHPEKGNSPLHVAAKAGQLLQAELLTVYGADPGAPDSSGKTPIDYARQAGHQELADRLVEIQFELTDRLAFYLCGRKPDHKNGQHFIIPQIADSSLDLSELAKAAKKKLQSLSNHQFEELAMDVYDEVDRRETDAVWLATQNHSTLVTDTTVVPFLPVNPEYSSTRNQGRQKLARFNAHEFATLVVDILTDAKRRQQGNSPDNFKDNVELILKDIGNRHGSESPEMDQPDYDSVASDEDTEHEPTSGKDERTKSSESSDLSDSPITVQEFMEVKSALTASEAKIQQLLKVNCHLSEELRLMQGKLNSLQNENSTLKWQTPNSLARPQDLPNRAPPRGCRAMSMYETGSGLRQYHPRGETVCPDTTLTLQPLPSNGSSLDSQSGMPESEYDNALNHIEMDESGFVFVPLVVCNFFIFDTETVNFNHRSQLENSTEGDCSSLPCTEDVISKTELITKNIQELLRAAQENKHESFVPCSERILVAVTEMATLFPKRPSSETVRGSLRLLTSSASRLQGECQKATSHDSQQVIQCAYDIAKAAKQLVTVTTKDSN encoded by the exons ATGTCCACTAGAGCTCGAAACAGAGAGATCTGCGCGGACTGCAGCGCGCCTg ATCCTCGTTGGGCCTCGATCAATCGTGGAGTTCTGATCTGTGACGAATGCTGTAGTATTCACAGAGGCCTGGGCCGCCACAGTTCTCAGGTCCGACACCTGACCCAAACCTCGTGGCCCTTGTCTCAGCTCCAG ATGGTGAAGTCGCTGTACAATAATGGAGCAAATTCAATCTGGGAACACAGTCTTCTGGATCCGTCTTCCATCATGAGTGGAAAACGCAAAGCCAATCCTCAAGACAGAGTCCA cCCCAACAAAACGGATTTCATAAAGGCTAAATATCAAATGTTGGCATTTGTTCATCGAATGCCATGTCGCGAAGATGATAGTGTTACCGCCAAAGACCTTAGCAAG CAACTTCACTCTAGTGTTCGAACCGGCAATTTGGAAACGTGTTTGAGGCTGTTGTCGTTGGGAGCGCAGGCTAACTTTTTCCATCCA GAGAAAGGAAATTCTCCCTTACACGTGGCTGCTAAAGCAGGCCAGCTGCTACAGGCGGAGCTGCTCACTGTATACGGAGCAGATCCTGGAGCGCCAGACAGTTCTGGGAAGACTCCTATTGACTACGCCAG GCAGGCAGGGCACCAGGAACTTGCAGACAGACTGGTGGAGATCCAGTTTGAGCTGACAGACAGACTAGCGTTCTATCTGTGCGGAAGAAAGCCAG atcatAAAAATGGTCAACACTTTATAATTCCTCAGATAGCAGACAG cagtcTTGACTTGTCAGAATTGGCCAAAGCAGCAAAGAAGAAGCTTCAATCG CTCAGTAATCATCAGTTTGAAGAACTAGCCATGGATGTTTACGATGAAGTCGACAGAAGAGAAACGGATGCAG TCTGGCTAGCAACTCAGAACCACAGCACCCTGGTAACGGACACCACGGTAGTACCATTCCTCCCCGTCAACCCTGAATATTCCTCCACTAGGAATCAG GGACGTCAAAAGCTAGCCAGGTTTAATGCACATGAGTTCGCAACGCTGGTTGTTGATATTTTAACTGATGCCAAGCGTCGTCAGCAAGGAAATTCTCCTGATAATTTTAAAG ATAATGTGGAGTTAATTCTGAAGGACATTGGGAACCGTCATGGCAGTGAAAGTCCAGAGATGGATCAGCCGGATTATGATAGTGTCGCGTCTGATGAGGATACAGAGCATGAACCAACATCTGGAAAAGATGAGCGGACCAAG AGCTCAGAATCTTCAGACTTGTCGGACAGCCCCATCACTGTGCAGGAGTTCATGGAAGTGAAAAGTGCTCTCACTGCCTCCGAAGCAAAGATCCAACAGCTCCTCAAGGTCAACTGCCATCTTAGTGAGGAGTTGAGACTCATGCAGGGCAAG TTGAATTCCCTCCAGAATGAGAATAGCACTCTGAAATGGCAGACTCCTAACAGTTTGGCGAGACCACAGGACCTACCAAACAGGGCACCTCCACGTGGCTGCAGGGCTATGTCGATGTACGAGACTGGCTCGGGTCTAAGGCAATACCACCCTAGAGGAGAAACAGTGTGCCCTGACACAACTCTGACTCTTCAACCACTGCCGTCAAAT GGATCCAGCTTAGATTCCCAGAGCGGCATGCCAGAAAGCGAATACGATAATGCACTCAACCACATCGAGATGGACGAATCTGGGTTTGTCTTTGTACCTCTTGttgtttgcaatttttttatttttgacactgAGACTGTTAACTTTAACCATAGGTCGCAATTAGAAAACTCGACTGAGGGCGACTGTTCGTCTCTACCGTGCACAGAGGATGTCATCAGCAAAACAGAACTGATCACAAAGAACATCCAGGAATTACTCAGAGCTGCGCAAGAGAATAAACATGAGAG ctTTGTCCCGTGTTCAGAGAGAATTCTTGTAGCAGTAACAGAAATGGCTACGCTATTCCCTAAG AGGCCATCCTCTGAGACGGTTCGCGGGTCCTTGCGCCTCTTGACCTCCAGTGCCAGCCGTCTGCAGGGCGAATGTCAGAAGGCCACATCACACGACTCCCAGCAGGTCATTCAGTGTGCCTACGACATTGCCAAGGCAGCTAAACAGCTAGTTACTGTGACTACCAAAGACAGTAACTGA